In the genome of Terribacillus sp. FSL K6-0262, one region contains:
- a CDS encoding HAD-IIA family hydrolase, with amino-acid sequence MTFYQGMDSILFDLDGTVWKDFTLIDGAAETIHALQEAGKRVVGLSNRGTHSRRQIAAYFQEHGIQWEKEDIILSSFLAADYLQTHYPKLPVWVLGEEGLREELTEADLTLAAKPEEADWLVISLHTGVTYHDLNQAFRAVIHGARILATNQDPVFPGKDGLQLDVGGLIGAIEASTGKKTDIIVGKPSHFMYQKVMQQAGSEPEKTLIVGDSLTSDIAMGAMFGLKTALVLTGNTTREQAEISSIKPDLILPSIKELPFT; translated from the coding sequence ATGACTTTTTATCAAGGAATGGATAGCATTCTATTTGATTTGGACGGTACGGTATGGAAGGATTTCACATTGATCGATGGAGCTGCCGAGACCATCCATGCCCTGCAGGAAGCAGGTAAAAGAGTGGTCGGGCTCAGCAACCGCGGCACACATTCGCGCCGGCAGATAGCTGCATATTTTCAGGAACATGGCATCCAGTGGGAGAAGGAAGATATCATCCTATCCTCATTTCTCGCAGCTGATTACCTGCAGACGCATTACCCGAAGCTGCCTGTGTGGGTTCTTGGAGAAGAAGGGCTGCGCGAAGAATTGACGGAGGCGGATCTGACGCTTGCGGCAAAGCCCGAGGAAGCTGATTGGCTTGTCATATCCTTGCATACTGGTGTGACGTATCATGATTTGAATCAGGCTTTCCGTGCTGTCATCCATGGTGCCAGGATCCTTGCTACCAACCAGGATCCCGTCTTCCCGGGAAAGGACGGTCTGCAGCTGGATGTAGGCGGCTTGATCGGCGCCATCGAAGCGTCGACAGGCAAGAAGACGGATATCATTGTCGGTAAGCCATCGCACTTCATGTATCAGAAGGTCATGCAGCAAGCAGGCAGTGAGCCGGAAAAGACGCTGATCGTGGGGGATAGCCTGACTTCCGACATAGCGATGGGCGCCATGTTCGGCTTGAAAACAGCATTGGTGCTTACCGGCAATACAACAAGAGAGCAGGCGGAGATTTCGAGTATCAAACCGGATCTGATCCTGCCATCCATCAAGGAGCTTCCATTCACTTAA
- a CDS encoding DUF6171 family protein, producing the protein MTCQACPQRKTYSAEEAAALAAEQLALEPALAEEAIVTARLAVCSDCPSLTSMHTCAHCGCFVLFRASLPDKRCPAPDGDRWQQV; encoded by the coding sequence ATGACATGCCAGGCATGCCCGCAAAGAAAAACGTATTCCGCAGAGGAAGCAGCGGCACTCGCGGCAGAACAATTGGCATTGGAACCCGCGCTGGCCGAAGAAGCGATCGTGACCGCCCGTTTAGCGGTCTGCTCGGATTGTCCATCCCTTACATCGATGCATACATGTGCGCACTGCGGCTGTTTTGTCCTTTTCCGGGCCTCCCTACCGGATAAACGCTGCCCAGCTCCTGACGGGGATCGCTGGCAGCAGGTATAA
- a CDS encoding sn-glycerol-1-phosphate dehydrogenase has translation MQLSADMLTLAEEFGISPDTFPKLEVEAGALTSVGSYLKDKGWDKAVLIMDAQTKAAAGDRLAALLEAESVHVHVIELLANQHGQVNADEASLIQVLVETPMDTDVLLAVGAGTIHDITRFCSLKLSVPFVAVPTAASVDGFTSKGAPLILRGVKQTIQTAAPVAVFADLDVLCAAPGPLTAAGFGDLLGKFTSLLDWEISASVGGEPYNALAARMTRHSLDTCVDHIEEIAKADEAGIRILMESLIESGLVMQILDFSRPASGAEHHLSHYWEMHLLKTDKRQLLHGAKVGVACAIITELYKSWAEQFDVSEAEGETGAGLRHNWEDIRLKIASLPTAEVLRYYLYQVGAPASSQEIGIDDELVQDSLNEAYHLRDRCTGLFLINQFKKEQISYPLQDRIGSR, from the coding sequence ATGCAATTATCAGCCGATATGCTGACATTGGCAGAGGAATTCGGGATAAGCCCGGACACGTTTCCAAAACTGGAGGTGGAAGCAGGAGCTCTGACATCCGTCGGTTCTTATCTGAAGGATAAAGGCTGGGATAAAGCTGTCCTTATAATGGATGCCCAGACGAAAGCAGCCGCGGGTGATCGGCTGGCTGCACTGCTCGAGGCAGAAAGCGTACATGTCCATGTCATCGAGCTTCTCGCAAATCAGCATGGGCAAGTGAATGCTGATGAAGCTTCGCTTATCCAAGTTCTTGTAGAAACACCGATGGATACGGATGTGCTGCTGGCAGTAGGTGCTGGAACGATTCATGATATCACTCGATTCTGCAGCCTGAAGCTATCTGTGCCTTTCGTGGCGGTGCCGACAGCGGCATCGGTCGATGGCTTCACCTCCAAAGGTGCGCCATTGATTTTACGGGGAGTGAAGCAGACAATCCAGACCGCCGCCCCGGTGGCAGTATTTGCCGACTTGGATGTGTTATGTGCTGCTCCCGGGCCGCTTACTGCTGCCGGATTTGGAGACCTACTGGGTAAATTCACTTCATTGCTTGATTGGGAGATATCCGCAAGCGTCGGAGGGGAACCATATAATGCCTTGGCTGCCAGGATGACGCGGCATTCTCTTGATACCTGTGTCGATCATATTGAGGAAATAGCCAAAGCGGATGAAGCAGGCATACGGATCCTGATGGAGTCTTTGATCGAGTCTGGTCTCGTCATGCAGATACTGGATTTTTCCCGCCCAGCCTCCGGAGCAGAACATCATTTGTCGCATTATTGGGAAATGCATTTGCTCAAAACGGATAAACGTCAGCTTCTGCATGGAGCCAAAGTCGGGGTTGCTTGTGCCATTATCACGGAATTGTACAAAAGCTGGGCTGAACAATTCGATGTTTCGGAAGCAGAGGGGGAAACAGGAGCGGGATTGCGGCACAACTGGGAAGACATCCGTTTGAAGATTGCGTCACTGCCGACAGCTGAAGTCCTGCGATATTATCTGTACCAAGTCGGGGCACCAGCTTCGAGTCAGGAGATCGGGATAGATGATGAACTTGTGCAAGATAGCTTGAATGAAGCTTACCATCTCCGTGATCGATGCACCGGGCTGTTCCTCATCAACCAATTCAAGAAAGAGCAGATCAGCTACCCGCTGCAGGATCGGATTGGCAGCCGATGA
- a CDS encoding alpha-N-arabinofuranosidase: MSTKLIIQADVTEGKINKNIYGHFAEHLGRGIYEGIWVGEDSPIPNTKGIRNDVLEALQKLHIPVLRWPGGCFADEYHWKDGVGPREQRKRMVNTHWGGVVENNHFGTNEFFTLCELLGAEPYICGNVGSGTVQEMSEWVEYMTFDGESPMTAWRRENGREEPWKLKYFGVGNENWGCGGNMRPEYYADLYRRYQTYVRNYGDNQLYKIAGGANIDDYKWTDTLMKEAAALMDGLSLHYYTIPGDFWLGKGSATDFTEDEWHLTLKRALFIEELIEKHGTIMDKYDPGKRVGLIIDEWGTWFDPEPGTNPGFLYQQNTIRDALVAGASLNIFNNHSDRVQMANIAQTVNVLQAMILTEGQEMIKTPTYHVFDLYQVHQDAERLSFHLETDEIKHGELAYPSVTASVSKGPDGNIHISFCNLSHTNEAAVNTELRGAALGSVSGKILTADKKDALNTFEQPDAVKAVPFTNFTEKDGGLHVALPPMSVTVLTIEEGA, from the coding sequence ATGTCGACAAAACTGATCATCCAAGCAGATGTCACGGAAGGGAAAATAAATAAGAATATATATGGCCATTTCGCCGAGCATCTGGGCAGAGGCATTTATGAAGGGATCTGGGTCGGGGAAGATTCCCCGATTCCGAATACAAAGGGAATCCGCAATGATGTACTGGAAGCTCTCCAAAAGCTTCATATCCCTGTCTTGCGCTGGCCAGGGGGCTGTTTTGCCGATGAATATCATTGGAAGGATGGCGTTGGGCCACGCGAACAGCGTAAGCGGATGGTGAATACCCATTGGGGCGGAGTGGTGGAGAATAACCACTTCGGCACAAATGAATTCTTCACGCTTTGTGAGCTGCTTGGAGCCGAACCATATATTTGCGGGAATGTCGGCAGCGGGACTGTCCAGGAAATGTCCGAGTGGGTCGAGTACATGACATTCGACGGGGAGTCACCAATGACAGCTTGGCGCCGGGAAAACGGGAGAGAAGAGCCATGGAAGCTCAAGTATTTCGGCGTCGGCAATGAAAACTGGGGCTGCGGCGGTAATATGCGTCCGGAATATTATGCGGATCTGTACCGCCGCTACCAGACATATGTCCGTAATTATGGCGATAACCAGCTGTATAAGATTGCTGGCGGGGCCAATATCGATGATTATAAGTGGACGGATACGCTGATGAAGGAAGCAGCTGCATTGATGGATGGATTGAGCCTGCATTATTATACGATCCCAGGTGATTTCTGGCTTGGTAAAGGATCTGCCACTGATTTTACCGAAGACGAATGGCATTTGACGCTCAAGCGTGCGCTGTTCATAGAGGAGCTGATTGAAAAGCACGGTACCATCATGGATAAATATGATCCCGGGAAACGAGTCGGATTGATCATTGATGAGTGGGGAACCTGGTTCGACCCGGAACCTGGCACCAATCCAGGCTTCCTGTACCAGCAGAACACCATCCGTGATGCATTGGTTGCCGGTGCCTCACTCAATATTTTCAACAACCATAGCGATCGGGTCCAGATGGCGAATATCGCACAAACGGTGAACGTCCTGCAGGCGATGATCCTGACGGAGGGGCAGGAGATGATCAAGACACCGACTTATCATGTGTTTGACTTATATCAGGTCCATCAGGATGCAGAGAGGTTATCTTTCCATTTGGAAACGGATGAAATAAAACATGGCGAGCTTGCGTATCCCTCTGTCACCGCATCGGTATCGAAAGGGCCGGATGGCAATATTCATATCAGCTTCTGTAACCTGAGTCATACAAATGAGGCAGCGGTAAATACGGAGCTGCGGGGTGCAGCATTAGGATCGGTAAGCGGTAAAATCCTTACAGCTGACAAAAAAGACGCCTTGAATACATTTGAACAGCCTGATGCTGTCAAGGCAGTGCCATTTACGAATTTCACGGAGAAAGATGGCGGACTTCATGTTGCATTGCCGCCGATGAGTGTAACGGTATTGACGATCGAGGAGGGTGCCTGA
- a CDS encoding DUF624 domain-containing protein, whose translation MLNKAMKNLDKSLLWITRFAHLNALFLLYTLLGLIVAGAAPATIAALQVSRRLLNGEEVKLHRTFRQAYKQEFWSANKLGWLLLGTGFILYTNYLLIRQADGQLFFLVPFLFYVLIFCYMTVVFWSFPLLAHYKAGTFQIVRNAFIIGLTRFHMTLSIAVLLFALLYHSIGLPVLLLFFCFSVSAFGWMWLSMKVFRTMKQQERLAS comes from the coding sequence ATGCTGAATAAAGCGATGAAAAATCTCGATAAATCTCTTTTGTGGATCACCCGATTTGCACACTTGAATGCACTATTCCTGTTATACACATTGTTAGGCCTGATTGTGGCAGGTGCAGCCCCGGCAACGATTGCTGCTTTACAGGTATCCCGCCGGCTCTTGAATGGAGAGGAAGTGAAGCTGCACCGCACTTTCCGCCAAGCGTACAAACAGGAATTCTGGTCAGCGAATAAGCTTGGGTGGCTGCTTTTGGGAACAGGTTTCATCCTATATACCAACTATTTGCTTATCAGGCAGGCAGATGGACAGTTATTCTTCCTGGTGCCTTTCCTTTTCTACGTGCTCATTTTCTGCTATATGACAGTTGTGTTTTGGAGTTTCCCGCTGCTGGCGCATTATAAAGCAGGTACATTTCAGATTGTCAGGAATGCATTCATCATTGGACTGACGAGATTCCATATGACACTGTCGATCGCGGTACTCCTGTTTGCGCTTTTGTACCATAGCATCGGCTTGCCGGTGCTGCTTTTGTTCTTCTGTTTCAGTGTCAGCGCGTTCGGCTGGATGTGGCTGAGCATGAAGGTGTTCAGGACGATGAAGCAGCAGGAACGATTAGCTAGCTAA
- a CDS encoding carbohydrate ABC transporter permease yields the protein MKKSNNRLLGVIATVVMAIVSLIALFPIISMVLSSFIPSSSLMRNGISFSFPWDELTLSNYTYIFTQSPEYWTWYGNSLWISALMIVLSLFFSSMVGYALAMYDFKGSNIFFVAVLFILMVPFEILMLPLFRLMMDMMLIDTYLGVILPGVVAPVAVFFFRQYALGLPKELMDAARMDGSTEYGIFFKIMLPLMGPSLAAMAILQGLGSWNNFLWPLLVLRSNDMFTLPLGLATLLTPYGNNYDILIAGSVMTIIPIVILFIFFQRYFISGLTVGGVKG from the coding sequence ATGAAAAAGTCTAATAACAGATTACTCGGGGTGATTGCCACTGTGGTCATGGCCATTGTCAGCTTGATAGCGCTTTTCCCGATCATAAGCATGGTGCTTTCTTCTTTCATCCCTTCCTCCTCGCTGATGAGGAACGGCATATCATTCAGTTTTCCGTGGGATGAATTGACGCTGAGCAACTACACATACATTTTCACGCAATCTCCTGAATATTGGACTTGGTATGGAAATAGCCTTTGGATTTCAGCGCTGATGATCGTCCTGTCTTTGTTCTTTTCTTCCATGGTCGGTTATGCGCTGGCGATGTATGACTTCAAAGGAAGCAATATTTTCTTCGTGGCAGTTTTGTTCATTTTGATGGTGCCATTCGAGATCCTGATGCTTCCGCTATTCCGTCTCATGATGGATATGATGCTGATCGATACGTATCTTGGCGTCATTTTGCCGGGTGTCGTTGCCCCGGTTGCGGTGTTCTTCTTCCGGCAGTATGCGCTTGGTCTGCCGAAGGAGCTGATGGATGCAGCCCGGATGGATGGATCGACGGAGTATGGGATTTTCTTCAAAATCATGCTGCCGCTGATGGGACCATCCCTGGCAGCGATGGCTATCTTGCAAGGGCTTGGCAGCTGGAATAACTTCCTGTGGCCGCTGCTGGTGCTGCGATCGAATGATATGTTCACCCTGCCGCTCGGCTTGGCTACGCTGTTGACGCCATACGGGAATAACTACGACATTCTGATCGCGGGGTCTGTCATGACGATAATTCCTATCGTCATTCTGTTTATTTTCTTCCAGCGTTATTTCATTTCCGGATTGACTGTCGGCGGGGTCAAAGGCTGA
- a CDS encoding sugar ABC transporter permease: MNTVTPAAPVKARKKQNKLVRFLNSKKVVPFVFISPFVLSLLLFTVYPAIQGVIMSFQSVLPGQVEFIGMSNYERVFNPTFYRAVSNTTAYVILTVLILTIIPMVLAVILNSKHVRFRTLFRASLFIPALTSTIVGGMIFRFMFSEQEGAVANQLIGLFGSEPIKWMFTPWAAIGLMVLLACWRWIGVNILYFLAALQNVPDEMYEAAEIDGATRWQRFRFITMPMLKPIIIFVSTITIINGFRMFEESYVFWAVGSPGNIGLSIAAYIYQQGIQQNDMGFGAALGVVLMLIIFVISIIYLIATGTFKKGDR, encoded by the coding sequence ATGAATACTGTCACACCAGCGGCACCGGTAAAGGCACGCAAGAAACAGAATAAGCTCGTCCGGTTCCTGAATTCCAAGAAGGTTGTACCTTTTGTTTTCATATCGCCATTTGTCCTGTCACTGCTCCTATTCACTGTCTATCCGGCTATCCAGGGAGTCATCATGAGTTTTCAGAGCGTGCTCCCGGGCCAAGTGGAATTCATCGGGATGAGCAACTATGAACGTGTTTTCAACCCGACATTTTACCGAGCTGTCTCCAATACGACCGCGTATGTGATCCTGACCGTATTGATCCTGACCATCATTCCGATGGTGCTTGCGGTAATCCTGAATTCGAAGCATGTGAGATTCCGGACGCTTTTCCGGGCATCGCTCTTCATCCCGGCACTTACCTCCACAATTGTCGGGGGGATGATTTTCCGTTTCATGTTCAGTGAACAGGAAGGGGCAGTCGCTAACCAGCTCATTGGGTTGTTCGGCTCCGAACCGATCAAATGGATGTTCACTCCTTGGGCGGCCATCGGACTCATGGTCTTGCTCGCCTGCTGGCGCTGGATCGGCGTAAACATTCTCTATTTCCTGGCTGCTTTGCAGAACGTGCCGGATGAGATGTATGAAGCAGCTGAAATTGATGGTGCCACAAGATGGCAGCGCTTCCGTTTCATCACGATGCCGATGCTGAAGCCCATCATCATCTTTGTCAGTACGATTACGATCATCAACGGCTTCCGCATGTTTGAAGAAAGCTATGTGTTCTGGGCTGTGGGATCCCCAGGCAATATCGGCCTGTCGATCGCGGCTTATATTTACCAGCAGGGTATCCAGCAAAATGATATGGGCTTCGGTGCTGCTCTTGGTGTCGTATTGATGCTCATCATCTTTGTGATCAGCATCATCTATTTGATAGCCACTGGTACATTCAAGAAAGGGGATAGGTGA
- a CDS encoding alpha-N-arabinofuranosidase has protein sequence MADELQAAMVLDKNYQISEVDRRIYGSFIEHLGRAVYGGMYEPGHPEADEQGFRKDVIDLVKELQVPIVRYPGGNMVSAYNWEDGVGPKEKRPKRLELAWRTIEPNEIGTNEFVDWAKKVGADVMMAVNLGTRGIDAARNLIEYTNHPGGTYWSDLRREHGYEQPHHIKTWCLGNEMDGPWQVGQKTAAEYGKIAKETGKAMKLVDPDIELVACGSSNTDMPTFPEYEATTLDIAYDEVDYISLHQYYGNSSNDPANYLAKNMDMDHFIKTVISTCDYIKAKHRSKKTINLSFDEWNVWYHSREQDEKLDPWTVAPPQLEDVYNFEDALLVGSMLITLLRHADRVKMACMAQLVNVIAPIMTENNGRSWKQTIYYPYLHASVYGRGVSLQPILSSPKYDSKDFTDVPYIDSAAVYDEQGQELTIFLVNKHLEEAIPLEVDVRSFEDYEILEHIVLEHHDLKAANTKDMARVTPHKNGESGLEDGRLKIKLNKTSWNVVRLRKAKSN, from the coding sequence ATGGCAGATGAATTGCAAGCAGCTATGGTACTGGACAAAAATTATCAAATCAGTGAAGTTGATCGGCGGATTTATGGTTCTTTCATCGAACATTTAGGCAGGGCTGTTTATGGCGGCATGTATGAACCAGGTCATCCTGAGGCGGATGAGCAAGGGTTCCGGAAAGATGTCATCGACTTGGTAAAGGAGCTTCAGGTGCCGATTGTCCGTTATCCGGGCGGTAATATGGTTTCTGCTTACAACTGGGAAGATGGTGTCGGACCGAAGGAAAAGCGTCCAAAACGGCTGGAGCTTGCTTGGCGCACGATTGAGCCGAATGAAATCGGGACAAATGAATTCGTCGACTGGGCCAAAAAAGTGGGTGCGGATGTCATGATGGCGGTGAACCTTGGTACAAGAGGAATCGATGCTGCCCGTAATTTGATCGAATATACCAATCATCCGGGCGGGACGTACTGGAGTGATTTGCGCAGGGAGCATGGTTATGAACAGCCGCATCATATCAAGACCTGGTGTTTAGGCAATGAAATGGATGGACCATGGCAGGTAGGGCAAAAGACAGCAGCCGAATACGGCAAAATCGCTAAGGAAACAGGGAAAGCGATGAAGCTTGTCGATCCGGATATCGAACTGGTTGCCTGCGGCAGCTCGAACACCGATATGCCGACTTTCCCGGAGTATGAAGCGACAACATTGGATATCGCCTATGATGAGGTGGATTATATTTCACTTCACCAATATTACGGCAACAGCTCCAATGATCCAGCAAACTACTTGGCGAAGAACATGGATATGGACCATTTCATCAAGACCGTGATTTCGACCTGTGATTATATCAAGGCAAAGCATCGCAGCAAGAAAACGATCAACTTGAGCTTCGACGAATGGAATGTCTGGTACCATTCCAGGGAGCAGGATGAAAAATTGGATCCGTGGACAGTCGCACCTCCGCAGCTGGAAGATGTCTATAACTTCGAAGATGCCCTGCTGGTGGGAAGCATGCTCATCACTTTGCTCCGTCATGCTGATCGTGTGAAGATGGCGTGCATGGCTCAGCTGGTGAATGTCATTGCACCGATCATGACGGAAAACAATGGCCGATCTTGGAAGCAGACAATCTATTACCCTTATCTGCATGCCTCCGTTTATGGCAGAGGTGTCAGCCTTCAGCCGATCCTTTCTTCTCCAAAGTATGACAGCAAGGACTTCACGGATGTACCTTACATCGACAGCGCTGCTGTTTATGACGAGCAGGGACAGGAGCTTACGATTTTCTTGGTGAATAAGCATCTGGAAGAAGCGATTCCGCTTGAGGTGGATGTGCGCAGCTTCGAGGATTATGAAATCCTGGAGCATATCGTGCTGGAGCATCATGATTTGAAGGCTGCAAATACGAAGGATATGGCACGTGTCACCCCGCATAAAAACGGGGAATCGGGCTTGGAAGACGGCAGGCTGAAAATAAAGCTGAATAAGACTTCCTGGAACGTCGTCCGGCTGCGTAAAGCCAAATCAAACTAA
- a CDS encoding sugar ABC transporter substrate-binding protein, translated as MKKVLKTLMIGLMIIVLAACSKGGSGGGGSEADETTVVGEDLENATELTYWTFVGQHMDLFKEAAERWNEEFPDRPIKLVAETYPFDQMHNNLLLSLQSGKGAPDIADIELSKFPNFLQGEPQLEPMNEYVEPVLADSVEARFDLYTKDGNYYGIPTHVGATVMYYNTEIMEQAGVDIDSIETWDDFVEAGKQVTEKTDAVMWNVGTSDFLMDLWPMVSQQDSDFFDAEGNLTLDNETNIKTLQFLYDAIYTEKIAELTPGGNNQSEDFYKYYTEGKSAAILAPLWYMGRFLDNMPEMEGKIAIKPLPAWEEGGKRSAGMGGTGTVVTNQAKDKDLAKEFLAYAKLSEEGSINLWKVLGFDPPRWDVWESEAVREDNKYYQFFGDGIFDMLLEVKDEINTLNITENTPDVSTEYNTIIADSVLRQKNKSPEEAMKEAADKIESTMQQ; from the coding sequence ATGAAGAAGGTTTTGAAGACACTTATGATCGGTTTGATGATCATCGTGTTGGCAGCTTGCAGTAAAGGCGGCAGTGGTGGCGGAGGCAGTGAAGCGGATGAAACGACAGTAGTAGGCGAAGATCTTGAGAACGCAACGGAATTGACTTATTGGACATTCGTTGGTCAGCATATGGATTTGTTCAAGGAGGCAGCAGAACGCTGGAATGAAGAATTCCCGGATCGGCCGATTAAGCTTGTTGCAGAAACGTATCCATTTGACCAAATGCATAATAATCTATTGCTGAGTTTGCAGTCTGGCAAGGGAGCGCCGGATATTGCGGATATCGAGCTGAGTAAATTCCCTAACTTTCTGCAGGGTGAGCCTCAATTGGAACCAATGAATGAATATGTGGAGCCGGTATTGGCCGATTCCGTCGAGGCCAGGTTCGACCTGTATACCAAGGATGGAAACTATTATGGCATTCCGACGCATGTAGGTGCGACTGTCATGTATTATAATACCGAAATCATGGAACAGGCGGGTGTCGATATCGATTCCATCGAAACTTGGGATGATTTCGTGGAAGCTGGTAAACAAGTGACGGAGAAAACGGATGCAGTCATGTGGAATGTTGGCACCTCTGACTTTCTCATGGATTTATGGCCGATGGTTTCCCAGCAGGACTCCGATTTCTTCGACGCAGAAGGAAATCTGACATTGGATAACGAAACGAACATCAAGACACTCCAGTTTTTGTATGATGCGATTTATACCGAGAAAATTGCTGAGCTGACCCCTGGTGGAAATAACCAATCAGAGGATTTCTATAAGTATTACACAGAGGGCAAATCTGCTGCCATCTTGGCACCGCTATGGTACATGGGACGTTTCCTTGACAACATGCCTGAAATGGAAGGCAAGATAGCTATCAAGCCGCTTCCTGCATGGGAAGAAGGAGGGAAACGCTCCGCTGGCATGGGCGGCACAGGGACAGTCGTGACCAATCAGGCAAAAGATAAGGATTTGGCAAAGGAATTCCTTGCATATGCCAAGCTTTCGGAAGAGGGCAGCATCAATTTGTGGAAGGTTCTTGGATTCGACCCGCCTCGCTGGGATGTGTGGGAAAGCGAAGCGGTCCGCGAAGATAATAAATACTATCAATTCTTTGGCGATGGCATCTTCGATATGCTGCTGGAAGTGAAGGATGAGATCAATACACTGAATATCACAGAGAATACGCCGGATGTCTCCACCGAGTATAATACGATTATTGCGGATTCCGTATTGAGGCAGAAAAACAAGTCTCCTGAAGAAGCTATGAAAGAAGCTGCCGATAAGATTGAAAGTACGATGCAGCAATAG
- a CDS encoding GntR family transcriptional regulator, protein MQTKYGIVKQAIKSKILDGSYEPHAKIPSESEMMKQFEVSRHTVRLAIGELVTEGWLYREQGAGTFCADRSKQQLQQNGMQNKNIAIVTTYISDYIFPSIIRGAEAYLSDHGYNVSLFNTNNDHKKEREYLERIITTGFDGAIIEPTKSASANPNINYYLNLERLQIPYIMINAYYDALEPFRVLVDDERGAFLQTEHLIKQGHRDIIGFFKTDDMQGTLRMKGYLKAHREYKVPINPNHIVTYSTEEKLVKPMEELEALLDQTDAKPTGLVCYNDELAIKLINVLRERNMKIPQDMSIVGFDDSFLTELSEVKLTSVEHPKAELGRAAGKLILDLIESGHGKGSEAAIESIVFPTKLVERQSTQAIGEETLAKIK, encoded by the coding sequence ATGCAGACAAAATATGGAATCGTGAAGCAAGCAATCAAGTCTAAAATCCTCGATGGCTCCTATGAGCCGCATGCAAAAATCCCGTCCGAGAGTGAAATGATGAAGCAATTCGAGGTAAGCCGTCATACAGTGCGGCTGGCCATCGGCGAATTGGTTACAGAAGGCTGGCTGTATCGGGAACAAGGAGCGGGTACATTCTGTGCCGACCGGTCAAAGCAGCAGCTGCAGCAGAACGGAATGCAGAATAAGAATATCGCCATTGTGACGACGTATATCTCCGATTACATTTTTCCGTCCATCATTCGCGGAGCTGAAGCTTATTTGAGTGATCATGGCTACAATGTCAGTCTGTTCAATACGAATAATGATCATAAGAAAGAAAGGGAATATTTGGAGCGGATCATCACTACTGGCTTCGATGGGGCAATCATAGAGCCGACAAAAAGCGCATCAGCGAATCCGAATATCAATTACTACCTGAATCTCGAACGTCTGCAAATTCCGTATATCATGATCAATGCGTACTACGATGCATTGGAGCCGTTTCGTGTACTGGTTGACGATGAGCGCGGTGCTTTCCTTCAGACGGAGCATCTTATCAAGCAAGGTCATCGTGATATCATCGGTTTTTTCAAAACGGATGATATGCAGGGAACGCTTCGGATGAAGGGATATTTGAAGGCGCATCGTGAATATAAGGTGCCGATCAATCCCAATCATATTGTGACCTACAGTACAGAAGAAAAGCTTGTGAAGCCGATGGAAGAGCTGGAGGCCTTATTGGACCAGACAGATGCCAAGCCGACCGGATTGGTATGCTATAACGATGAACTGGCTATCAAGCTTATCAATGTCCTCCGGGAACGCAACATGAAGATCCCGCAGGATATGTCCATCGTCGGCTTTGATGATTCCTTCCTGACCGAATTATCCGAAGTGAAGCTGACGTCTGTCGAACATCCAAAAGCAGAGCTTGGCCGTGCGGCTGGCAAACTGATTCTGGATTTAATCGAGAGCGGTCACGGCAAGGGTTCGGAGGCTGCGATCGAGAGCATTGTATTCCCGACGAAACTGGTGGAAAGACAGTCCACGCAAGCTATAGGGGAAGAGACATTGGCAAAAATAAAGTAA